The Pseudomonas fragi DNA window GCCAACCTGGAAGGCGGCTGGTTTTTGGCCGTAATCCAGATCGTCAATAACATCACCATTCTGGCCATTGTGCTGACAGGCACCGCGTTGCTGCGCGAACGCGAGCACGGCACACTCGACCATTTGCTGGTGCTGCCACTGACGGCGCTGGAAATCATGCTGGCAAAAATCTGGAGCAACATGCTGGTGGTCGTGCTGTGCACCTGGGTGTCGCTGGAAGTCATCGTCAAATGGGCGCTGGGCGTGCCACTGGCGGGGTCGTTGACCCTGTTCTTGCTGGTCACCGCGCTGTACCTGTTTGCCAGTACCGCGCTGGGGATCTTCCTTGCGACCCTGGCGCGTTCAACACCGCAGTTCGGTTTGCTGGCCATCCCGGTGATCATTCCGATGCTCCTGCTCTCGGGCGGCAGCACGCCGCTGGACAGCATGCCCGTGTGGCTGCAATGGGTGATGCAGTGCTCGCCGTCGACCCACTTTGTCAGCCTGAGCGCGGCGATCCTGTTCCGCGGTGCGGGGGTGAGCGTAGTTTGGCCGGACTTGCTGGCCCTGGCAGGTATTGGCCTGGTGTTCTTCGCCATTGCCCTGGCACGGTTTCGCAAGAGTCTGGCGTCGTAAGCCCGGGCACGGGTTATGTGGGAGCGGGCTTGCTCGC harbors:
- a CDS encoding ABC transporter permease — its product is MHKLSHILRLGLKELTSLRHDSVLLLFLLYAFTVAIYMPASSSIIGVHNASVAIIDEDHSPLSRKLGESLLPPEFKAPQALPYDQLDQAMDNGQYTFVINVPANFQADLLAGRQPGLQVNVDATAMSQAFMGAGYIGQIFQRELLNYAGQGDAAAKSPALISSRALFNANLEGGWFLAVIQIVNNITILAIVLTGTALLREREHGTLDHLLVLPLTALEIMLAKIWSNMLVVVLCTWVSLEVIVKWALGVPLAGSLTLFLLVTALYLFASTALGIFLATLARSTPQFGLLAIPVIIPMLLLSGGSTPLDSMPVWLQWVMQCSPSTHFVSLSAAILFRGAGVSVVWPDLLALAGIGLVFFAIALARFRKSLAS